From the genome of Corallococcus macrosporus DSM 14697:
TGCCGTCGCCGATGTGGCCGAAGAGGCAGATTTCCCAGCCCGGGTAGCGCGCGCTGAAGACGGCCTCCAGCTCCGCGCAGAAGGCCTCCAGCCCCGCCACCGGCAGGGAGATGTCGTTCTTGTGCGGCAAGCCGGTGGCGGAGAGGCTCTCGCTGATGCCCTCCCGCAGCGCCCACAGCTCTGCCGCCTGGGCCGCGCCCTGGGCCTGGACGCCGTCCGTCACCAGCTCGCGCTCGAAGAGCGAGCCCAGCCAGCCCTCCACCGCCGCGGCGTCCTTCGCCTCCGCCTCCAGCAGCACGTAGCACGCGCTGGGCGTCTCGAAGGGCGGGCGCAGCTTGCGGTGGCGGCCCAGGCGCGCCATGCACCTGTCGGTGAAGAACTCGTAGGCGGAGATGCTGAAGGCGCTCTGCCGGCGCGCGTCGCGGAACAGCCGCAGCACCGCGGCCACGTCCGGCACCGCGAAGAGGAACACGTCCTGCTTGCCGGGGAGCTGCGTGAGCTTGAGGGTGGCCTCGGTGATGACGCCCAGGGTGCCCTCGCTGCCGATGAAGAGCTGGCGCAGGTCCGTGCCGGTGTTGTTCTTCTCCAGCGCGCCGTTGAGCTCCAGCACCTCGCCCTGGGCCGTGACCACCTGGAGCCCCAGCACCCACTGCCGCGTCAGGCCGTAGCGGATGACCTTCACCCCGCCCGCGTTGGTGGCGATGTTGCCGCCCACCGTGCTGGAGCCCTTGGAGGCGAAGTCCACCGGCCAGGTGAGGCCGTGCTCGGCGCAGTGGTGGTGCACCGCCTCCGTCACCGCGCCCGCCTGCACGCGCACCGTGTTGCCGAGCAGGTCCACCGGCCCCATGCGGTTCATCCGCTGGAGCGACAGGACCAGCTCGCCCCGGGCCGCCACCGCGCCGCCGGCCAGCCCGGTCCGGCCGCCGGAGGGCACCACGGCGATGTGGTGCTGATGGCACAGGGCCAGCAGCCGGGCGACCTCGTCCGTCGTCCGGGGGAGCGCCACCGCGGCGGGGGCGGGGGTGTAGACGCGCGTCCAGTCACGGCCGTACTCCTGGAGCTCCCCTGGCTCCCGGGTGAGGAAGTCGGCGGGGAAGCCCTCGGTGATGGCCTGGAGGAAGTCGGCGGGGAGCGCGGCGGTGGACATGCCTCTAGGCGTATTGCAGCCGCATGGCCGTGACAAGGTGCAGCACGGGCCGGGTGTTGGGCGGGGGCGTTCGCGCCGGGACGCGCCGAATCCGCCAAGGAATCGAACGGAAGGCGTATAGGGCGTGGGCTCATGGCGGAATCCGCCCGTTTTCAGCCCCTCCGAGAGGAACCTCTTATGTCGAAGTCCCTGTCCCGGCGCATCCAGGCCCTTTCCCTGCTCGCGGCCGTTGCACTGGCTCCGACCGCGCTCGCGGAACAGGCTCCAATGGGTCGGCCCTATGTCTTCGCGACAGTGGACGACTACACCGTCAGGCTTGATGGCTACATCGAGGTCACGGGCGTGATCCAAGGCGAGGCGGCCCCTCGCACCGTGACCTTCTGGGTCTCGCCGAATATTGGCGCAGGGGTGAATTTCCAGGCGATGAGTAGCCGCTGCGACCGGATGGCCATGCTCACCATGGCCAAGCCTGGCGCCTACCTGTTCACCATGTCGGTGGAAGAGCAGCAGAACTACTACCGTCAGTTCGTCTGCAAGCTGACCCGCCTCCCCTGACGCCCCACGGACTCACGGACGAAACGGACGGCTCCCATGGGGACGAATGGACGGACCTGGCTGGCGCTGACGCTGGCCATGGCGACGTTGGCGGGCTGCTCGGGCGGTGCCGGCCCGGAGCAGGACTCGGACGGTGACGGTGACGGTGTCGTCGACGCCCTGGACTGCGCGCCGGGGGATGGCACGCGCTGGCGGTTCCTGGCGGGCCACGTGGACGCGGACCTGGACGGCCTGGGCGCGGGTGCCGCCCTCCAGAGCTGCGTGGGACACCAGCTCCCCGCGGGCCTGAGCGCGCAAGGCGGTGACTGCGCGCCCGACGATGCGTCCCGCTGGCGCGAACAGAGCGGCCTCTACCCGGACCAGGACAACGACGGGGCGACTGGCGAAGGCCCGGTGACGGCATGCGTGGGCGACACGCTCGTGGGCTACCGGTTGGAGGCGGGCCCGCGGGACTGTGATGACACGGACGCTCGAGTGTCGGCCTTGGCGCTGGCCTGGCCCGACCCGGACGGGGACGGCGTGGGCAGCGGCGAGCCCGTGTCCCACTGCGCCGGCGGGCAGCCGCCTGCGGGCCATGCGGCGGTGGACGGCGACTGCGCGCCCGATGACCGCGTCCGTGCCCACTGGCTCGCGTACACCCACCGCGACGCGGACCGGGACGGCTTCACGGTGCCGGAGGAAGGCCGGCTGTGCGCCCTCGACCGGCTGCCGGAGGGCTACGCCCTGCGCGCCAACGGACTGGACTGCGATGACGCGAACGGCGCGCACTGGATGGAGCGCACCGTCTACGTGGACACCGACGGAGACGGCTTCGGCAGCGGCGAGTCCCAGACACAGTGCACGGGACAAACGGTGCCGCCGGGCTACGCGCTGGCTGCGGAGGACTGCGCGCCGGAGGACGGCACGCGGTGGCAGTGGCGCTCGTATGCGCATCGGGACGCGGATGGCGACGGCGACACCGTCCCGCAGCAAGGCGTGATGTGCAGTGGGGCGCAGCTTCCCCGGGGCTATGCCGAATGGCCCACCGGGCAGGACTGCGACGACCGTGACGCCCGCCGCATGGTGAGCTGGAGCGTGTTCCCGGACACGGACGGTGACGGCGTGGGCGCGGGCGCCCGGCAAACCGTCTGCGAGGGCCGCTCGCTGCCCGAGGGCTTCTCCCTGGCGGACACGGACTGCGACGCCGTCGATTTCACGCGCTGGCAAGTGCTCGCGTACGCGCACCGGGACGCGGATGGTGACGGCTTCACCACACCCCAGGAAGGCTCACTGTGCGCGGGCGCGGCGCTTCCGGCGGGCCATGCCACCCAGGCCCAGGGCCACGACTGCGACGATACGGACCAGAGCGTCCACACCAACGTCCTGGCATGGCCGGACACGGACGGTGACGGCGTCGGCGAGGGCGAGCCCGTCGTGCGGTGCACGGATGGCACGAGGCCCACGGCGCCCTGGTCCGCCCTGGGCGGGGACTGCGCGGCGGACGATGCGACGCGCTGGCGGCAGGTGGCCTACGCGCATGTGGACCGGGACGAGGATGGATACACGCGGCCCGAGGCTGGCAGCGTGTGCGCCGGTGACTCACTGCACGAGCCCTACTTCGCCCAGGCCACGGGCAATGACTGCGACGACGCGGACGCCGTGCGCTACCGGTGGGCGGTGCTCTACCCGGACGCCGACGGCGACGGCGTGGGCACCTCGCCCCGCACGATTCCCTGCCTCGGCGCACAGACGCCCTCGGGCTTCTCTCTCAAGGGCTACGACGTGGATGACTCGGACGCGTCCATCCAGGAGGACGCCGAGGATGCGCTGATGGTGGAGCTCATCCTCGATTAGCCCTCAGCAGCAGACCTCCCC
Proteins encoded in this window:
- a CDS encoding FAD-binding oxidoreductase, which gives rise to MSTAALPADFLQAITEGFPADFLTREPGELQEYGRDWTRVYTPAPAAVALPRTTDEVARLLALCHQHHIAVVPSGGRTGLAGGAVAARGELVLSLQRMNRMGPVDLLGNTVRVQAGAVTEAVHHHCAEHGLTWPVDFASKGSSTVGGNIATNAGGVKVIRYGLTRQWVLGLQVVTAQGEVLELNGALEKNNTGTDLRQLFIGSEGTLGVITEATLKLTQLPGKQDVFLFAVPDVAAVLRLFRDARRQSAFSISAYEFFTDRCMARLGRHRKLRPPFETPSACYVLLEAEAKDAAAVEGWLGSLFERELVTDGVQAQGAAQAAELWALREGISESLSATGLPHKNDISLPVAGLEAFCAELEAVFSARYPGWEICLFGHIGDGNLHVNVMKPDAMDKAEFLAHTKQADPTLFELVRKHGGSISAEHGVGLLKKDSLGYSRTAAELALLRTLKRALDPQGILNPGKVVDA